Proteins encoded within one genomic window of Granulicella pectinivorans:
- a CDS encoding outer membrane beta-barrel protein produces the protein MVSRWLRIGLVVYVLGGFGVGFAQDGAKPTFFARWGDFYRTDWKPLDPSAPVAAPAPRRGLPQALDSPPFPSADWSYGGSPTIGEADGNSYPLMTAINGARSRTKVYGWVQPTLNFSTSSGSNAPLANNLYPNRLEMNQVVLYVERLPDSVQREHLDWGFHLTALYGTDYRYTTDKGYFSSQLLVHNRQYGFDPSLEYLDVYIPGVREGMNIRVGRFISIPGIEAQLSPNNYFSTHSLLYGIDPFTDTGVLVTMQATKQWVVQAGLTAGHDIAPWAKGAKPSATVCGSYTTTSVNNNFYVCANGINDGKYSFNNLQQYDGTWYHRFSKTLHMATEAYVMYERDVPSLGGTLVPETGANGALCRAGVQSCFAPEWAFVSYLNKELSPHTFVGFRGDFLNDKKGQRTGFNTKYTETTLTLSHWVGTTVQIRPEIRFDHAWDRNAYDKGTTQNQFTVATDLIFHF, from the coding sequence ATGGTTTCGAGATGGTTGCGGATCGGGCTCGTTGTGTATGTGCTTGGAGGTTTTGGGGTTGGCTTTGCGCAGGACGGAGCGAAGCCTACTTTCTTTGCGCGCTGGGGGGATTTTTACAGGACGGATTGGAAGCCATTGGATCCGTCCGCCCCGGTTGCTGCTCCGGCTCCACGGCGTGGGCTTCCGCAGGCGCTGGATTCGCCTCCGTTCCCGAGCGCGGACTGGTCGTATGGCGGGTCACCGACGATTGGGGAGGCGGATGGGAACAGCTATCCGCTGATGACGGCGATCAACGGTGCCAGGAGCAGGACCAAGGTCTACGGATGGGTGCAGCCTACGCTGAACTTCTCGACTTCCTCGGGGAGCAATGCGCCGCTGGCGAACAATCTCTATCCGAACCGGCTGGAGATGAACCAAGTGGTGCTTTATGTGGAGCGGCTTCCGGATTCTGTCCAGAGGGAGCATCTGGATTGGGGATTCCACCTGACGGCGTTGTACGGGACGGACTACCGGTATACGACGGACAAGGGGTACTTTTCGAGCCAACTGCTGGTGCATAACCGGCAGTATGGGTTCGATCCCAGCCTGGAGTACCTGGATGTGTATATCCCGGGAGTGCGAGAGGGGATGAATATCCGGGTGGGGCGGTTTATCTCGATTCCGGGGATCGAGGCGCAGTTGAGCCCTAACAACTACTTTTCAACGCACTCACTGCTGTATGGGATCGATCCGTTTACCGATACAGGGGTGCTGGTGACGATGCAGGCGACGAAGCAGTGGGTGGTGCAGGCTGGGTTGACGGCGGGGCACGATATCGCTCCGTGGGCCAAGGGAGCGAAGCCTTCGGCTACGGTATGTGGCAGCTATACGACGACTTCGGTGAACAACAACTTCTACGTGTGCGCGAATGGCATCAATGACGGGAAGTACTCGTTCAACAATCTGCAGCAGTATGACGGGACGTGGTATCACCGGTTCTCAAAGACGTTGCACATGGCTACCGAAGCCTATGTGATGTACGAGCGGGATGTACCGAGCCTGGGCGGGACGCTGGTGCCGGAGACGGGGGCAAATGGGGCTCTCTGCCGGGCTGGAGTGCAGAGCTGTTTTGCGCCGGAGTGGGCCTTTGTCAGCTATCTGAACAAGGAGCTTTCTCCGCATACGTTTGTGGGGTTTCGCGGGGACTTTCTGAACGATAAGAAGGGGCAGCGGACGGGGTTCAACACGAAGTACACCGAGACGACGTTGACGTTGAGTCACTGGGTTGGAACAACGGTGCAGATTCGCCCTGAGATTCGGTTCGATCATGCCTGGGACAGGAATGCGTACGACAAAGGGACGACGCAGAACCAGTTCACGGTGGCTACGGATCTGATCTTCCATTTTTGA
- a CDS encoding PaaI family thioesterase translates to MPMNDNSAPTLDEQAGHCFACGPANPQGLHLHFDRSEHPETGHPTVTATVNLTRIYEGPPGYIHGGIIATLFDEAMSKLNRPLDTLAMTRHMEVDYLRPSPLYQDLTLTATHERREGRKLFHSAQLHNAEGTLLAQAEGLFIAINPAMIPSNITPEKAGH, encoded by the coding sequence ATGCCAATGAATGACAATTCAGCCCCCACATTGGACGAGCAAGCCGGCCACTGCTTCGCCTGCGGCCCGGCCAACCCGCAGGGCCTGCACCTCCACTTCGACCGCAGCGAACACCCGGAAACCGGCCATCCCACCGTCACCGCCACCGTCAACCTCACCCGCATCTACGAAGGCCCTCCCGGCTACATCCACGGAGGCATCATCGCCACCCTCTTCGACGAGGCCATGTCCAAGCTCAACCGCCCCCTCGACACGCTCGCGATGACCCGCCACATGGAGGTCGACTACCTCCGCCCCTCTCCCCTCTACCAGGACCTCACCCTCACCGCCACCCACGAGCGTCGCGAAGGCCGCAAGCTCTTCCACTCCGCTCAACTCCACAACGCTGAGGGCACCTTGCTCGCACAAGCCGAGGGACTCTTCATTGCAATCAACCCCGCCATGATCCCAAGCAACATTACCCCGGAAAAAGCCGGCCACTAA
- a CDS encoding glycosyltransferase, which produces MDELTIVIPAKNEVLMLPRLLESLCGQDYAAMCGTRVLVADAGSTDGTVEVALSFAHRLRVEVIPGGLPAVGRNAGARAARSRYVLFLDADVELGDAGLVGRAVAAMKGKGLECCTTNIGCKLGGFFDDALYLGNNIMQWVGSWWKPFATGMFMMFELEAFRRLGGFHEQALFAEDYLLSKQVHRSQFAIVRGVVLTSNRRFKKLGHGRMVWMFFKTMMHTWDEEYFLRDQGYWEEAEGQL; this is translated from the coding sequence GTGGATGAGCTGACGATCGTGATTCCGGCGAAGAATGAGGTCCTGATGCTGCCGCGGCTTTTGGAGTCGCTGTGCGGGCAGGACTATGCGGCGATGTGCGGGACGCGGGTGCTGGTGGCGGATGCGGGCTCGACGGATGGGACGGTCGAGGTGGCGCTTTCGTTTGCGCACCGTTTGCGGGTGGAGGTGATTCCGGGTGGCCTGCCAGCGGTGGGGCGGAATGCCGGGGCGCGGGCGGCGCGGTCGCGGTATGTGCTTTTTTTGGATGCCGATGTGGAGCTGGGAGACGCAGGCCTGGTGGGGCGGGCGGTTGCGGCAATGAAAGGCAAGGGGCTTGAGTGCTGCACGACCAATATCGGGTGTAAGCTGGGCGGGTTCTTCGACGATGCGCTTTACCTGGGGAACAACATCATGCAGTGGGTGGGGTCGTGGTGGAAGCCGTTCGCGACGGGGATGTTCATGATGTTCGAGTTGGAGGCGTTCCGGCGGCTGGGTGGGTTTCATGAACAGGCGCTGTTTGCGGAGGATTACCTGCTATCGAAGCAGGTTCACCGCAGCCAGTTTGCGATTGTCCGTGGGGTGGTGCTGACTTCGAACCGGCGGTTCAAGAAGCTGGGACACGGGCGCATGGTGTGGATGTTCTTCAAGACCATGATGCATACGTGGGATGAAGAGTATTTTTTGCGGGATCAGGGGTATTGGGAAGAGGCGGAAGGTCAGTTGTAA
- a CDS encoding RecQ family ATP-dependent DNA helicase, which translates to MNLETLLHSTFGFPAFRANQEAVCRAATEGRDVLLVMPTGAGKSLCYQLPAIARGGTALVISPLIALMDDQANKLTAAGLRVARIHSGLSRDEARQACRDYLDGTLQFLFIAPERMRVPGFPEMLAKKKPALIAIDEAHCISAWGHDFRPDYRTLGDHLPALRPAPIIALTATATPTVQKDIVNQLNLQSPALFIHGFRRDNLAIEVVEMSKPRRTEFAVKLLKNKQNLPAIVYAPSRKAAEELASQLGSKASAYHAGLDPATRERVQRHFLAGSLDIVVATIAFGMGIDKADVRTVLHIALPGSVEAYYQEIGRAGRDGLPSRTILLHSFVDRKIHETFLERDYPPATELDRVARALKPEFLMPEPLWRQLRMSPDIFGKAVEKLASQGAAQIDMAGNVRSTGLTTWRTGYETQVAFRKSQIERMATFADTHQCRMTALIRHFGDTADGTRPCGHCDACDPASATSQSSLQPPDSEELRQLSAILRALDGQSRSTGKLHTELAAGALRGTPAEKDRRTFEALLDCLSRAALISITPEQWTNPAGELISFKKAALTYEGREAAEQGLTLTPDLLLRETDAPAGKKGKASSPKATRRAVREDASAAFTPAQRALETSLREWRKVEAAKTGKPAFIIFGDAVLTAIVEAQPTTISALLNVSGIGPEKADRYGAAICALCRNEQVETAEYGTPTTPAKKTRPASQSKLTLSQDSPDRGSHPSSTTSTKGGVKTSTAAKPATVPVRPSFTPRPAATNPQPEVELTPDQQAVDTRLRDWRKTESERLGLPQFFVLGSSTLRSLVLQQPKTIAQLQSISGIGPEKAAKFGPQILQVLNQ; encoded by the coding sequence ATGAACCTCGAAACACTCCTCCACAGCACGTTCGGATTCCCCGCCTTCCGCGCGAACCAGGAGGCCGTCTGCCGCGCCGCCACCGAAGGCCGCGACGTCCTTCTCGTCATGCCCACCGGTGCCGGCAAATCCCTCTGCTACCAGCTTCCCGCCATCGCCCGCGGCGGCACCGCCCTCGTCATCTCCCCCCTCATCGCCCTCATGGACGACCAGGCCAATAAACTCACCGCCGCCGGCCTCCGCGTCGCCCGCATCCACTCCGGCCTCTCCCGCGACGAAGCCCGCCAGGCCTGCCGCGACTACCTCGACGGCACCCTCCAGTTCCTCTTCATCGCCCCCGAACGCATGCGCGTCCCCGGCTTCCCCGAGATGCTGGCCAAGAAGAAGCCAGCCCTCATCGCCATCGACGAAGCCCACTGCATCAGCGCCTGGGGCCATGACTTCCGGCCCGACTACCGCACCCTCGGCGACCACCTCCCCGCCCTGCGCCCCGCCCCCATCATCGCCCTCACCGCGACAGCAACCCCGACGGTCCAGAAAGACATCGTCAACCAGCTCAACCTGCAATCCCCCGCGCTCTTCATCCACGGCTTCCGCCGCGACAACCTCGCCATCGAGGTCGTCGAGATGTCCAAGCCCCGCCGCACCGAGTTCGCCGTCAAGCTATTGAAAAATAAACAAAACCTTCCGGCTATCGTCTATGCGCCCAGCCGCAAGGCCGCGGAGGAGCTGGCCTCGCAACTCGGCTCCAAGGCCTCCGCCTACCATGCAGGCCTCGACCCCGCCACCCGCGAACGCGTCCAGCGCCACTTCCTCGCAGGCTCCCTCGACATCGTCGTCGCCACCATTGCCTTCGGCATGGGCATCGACAAGGCCGACGTCCGCACGGTCCTCCACATCGCCCTCCCCGGCTCCGTCGAGGCCTACTACCAGGAGATCGGCCGCGCCGGCCGCGACGGATTACCATCGCGAACCATTCTTTTGCACTCGTTCGTAGACCGAAAGATCCACGAGACCTTTCTCGAGCGCGACTACCCCCCCGCCACCGAACTCGACCGCGTAGCCCGCGCCCTCAAGCCCGAATTCCTCATGCCCGAGCCCCTCTGGCGCCAGCTCCGCATGTCCCCCGACATCTTCGGCAAAGCCGTCGAAAAACTCGCCTCCCAGGGAGCCGCCCAGATCGACATGGCCGGCAACGTCCGCTCCACCGGCCTCACCACCTGGCGCACCGGCTACGAGACCCAGGTCGCCTTTCGCAAGAGCCAGATCGAGCGCATGGCCACCTTCGCCGACACCCACCAGTGCCGCATGACCGCCCTCATCCGCCACTTCGGCGACACCGCCGACGGCACCCGCCCCTGCGGCCACTGCGACGCCTGCGACCCCGCCTCCGCCACCTCCCAATCCAGCCTCCAGCCCCCCGACTCCGAAGAACTCCGCCAGCTCTCCGCCATCCTGCGGGCCTTGGACGGCCAATCCCGTTCCACCGGAAAGCTCCACACCGAACTCGCCGCCGGAGCCCTCCGCGGCACCCCCGCCGAAAAAGACCGCCGCACCTTCGAAGCCCTCCTCGACTGCCTCTCCCGCGCCGCCCTCATCTCCATCACGCCCGAGCAGTGGACCAACCCCGCCGGCGAACTCATCAGCTTCAAAAAAGCCGCCCTCACCTACGAGGGCCGCGAGGCCGCCGAACAAGGCCTCACCCTCACCCCCGACCTCCTCCTCCGCGAGACCGACGCCCCCGCCGGCAAAAAGGGCAAAGCCTCCTCCCCTAAAGCCACCCGCCGCGCCGTCCGCGAAGACGCCTCCGCCGCCTTCACCCCCGCCCAGCGAGCTCTCGAAACTAGCCTCCGCGAGTGGCGCAAGGTCGAAGCCGCCAAGACCGGCAAACCCGCCTTCATCATCTTCGGCGACGCCGTCCTCACCGCCATCGTAGAGGCCCAGCCCACCACCATCAGCGCTCTCCTCAACGTAAGCGGCATAGGCCCAGAAAAAGCCGACCGCTACGGAGCCGCCATCTGCGCCCTTTGCCGCAACGAGCAGGTAGAGACCGCCGAATACGGCACCCCCACCACGCCGGCAAAGAAAACCCGCCCGGCCAGCCAGTCCAAACTGACCCTGTCGCAAGACTCCCCGGATCGGGGCTCCCACCCTTCGTCGACAACATCCACCAAGGGTGGGGTAAAAACCTCCACGGCAGCAAAACCGGCCACCGTCCCCGTCCGCCCCTCCTTCACCCCTCGCCCCGCCGCCACCAACCCCCAACCCGAGGTCGAACTCACCCCCGACCAGCAAGCCGTCGACACCCGCCTCCGCGACTGGCGCAAGACCGAGTCCGAGCGCCTGGGCCTCCCCCAGTTCTTCGTCCTCGGCTCCTCGACCCTACGCTCGCTGGTACTCCAGCAACCGAAGACCATCGCCCAGCTCCAGTCCATCTCCGGCATAGGCCCCGAGAAAGCCGCCAAGTTCGGCCCCCAGATCCTCCAGGTCCTGAACCAGTAG
- the pdxS gene encoding pyridoxal 5'-phosphate synthase lyase subunit PdxS translates to MADTTSTSTSLRLKTGLAEMLKGGVIMDVMNVEQARIAEEAGAVSVMALERVPAMIRAEGGVARMASPKLIKQIIDAVSIPVMAKARIGHFAEAQVLQYLGVDFIDESEVLTPADEVYHIDKHAFTTPFVCGARNLGEACRRIAEGAAMIRTKGEPGTGDVVHAVQHMRQIVREIKALTVLGDEELYNAAKVHGAPYELIQWIAKNGKLPVPNFSAGGIATPADAALMMQLGAETVFVGSGIFMKEGATPLDVENNPLERDEAVSRAKAIVLATTHFNDPSIVSEASEAVIGSMKGLAAAAIEEKHLMQTRGW, encoded by the coding sequence ATGGCAGACACCACCTCTACTTCCACCTCGCTCCGCCTCAAGACCGGCCTCGCCGAGATGCTCAAGGGCGGCGTCATCATGGACGTCATGAACGTCGAGCAGGCCCGCATCGCGGAAGAAGCCGGCGCTGTCTCCGTCATGGCGCTTGAGCGCGTCCCCGCCATGATCCGCGCCGAAGGCGGCGTAGCCCGCATGGCCAGCCCCAAGCTCATCAAGCAGATCATCGATGCCGTCTCCATCCCCGTCATGGCCAAGGCCCGCATCGGCCACTTCGCCGAAGCCCAGGTCCTCCAGTACCTCGGCGTCGACTTCATCGACGAGTCCGAAGTCCTCACCCCCGCCGATGAGGTCTACCACATCGACAAGCATGCCTTCACCACGCCCTTCGTCTGCGGAGCCCGCAACCTCGGCGAGGCCTGTCGACGCATCGCCGAAGGCGCAGCCATGATCCGCACCAAGGGCGAGCCCGGCACCGGAGACGTCGTCCACGCCGTCCAGCACATGCGTCAGATCGTCCGCGAGATCAAGGCCCTCACGGTCCTCGGCGACGAAGAGCTCTACAACGCCGCCAAGGTCCACGGCGCGCCCTACGAGCTCATCCAGTGGATCGCCAAGAACGGCAAGCTCCCCGTCCCCAACTTCTCCGCCGGCGGCATCGCCACCCCCGCCGACGCAGCCCTCATGATGCAGCTCGGCGCCGAGACGGTCTTCGTGGGCTCCGGCATCTTCATGAAGGAGGGCGCAACCCCCCTCGACGTCGAGAACAACCCCCTCGAGCGCGACGAGGCCGTCTCCCGCGCCAAGGCCATCGTCCTCGCCACCACCCACTTCAACGACCCCAGCATCGTCTCCGAGGCCTCCGAAGCCGTCATCGGCAGCATGAAGGGTCTCGCCGCCGCCGCCATCGAAGAGAAGCACCTCATGCAAACCCGCGGCTGGTAA